CGGTGGTGATGGTCTGGTTCGCGTTCCTGGCGATCGTCGGCGTGGTAGCCATCGGCAACGACTGGTCCGTGCTCGCCGCACTCAACCCGTACTACGGCATCAAGTTCCTGTTCAGTCCGAATAACGCCACCGGTCTGGCGCTGATGGGCACCGTGTTCCTTTCGACCACCGGCGCCGAGGCGCTGTACTCGGATATGGGCCACGTGGGCCGCGGCAACATCTACTTCACCTGGCCGTTCATCAAGGTGGCGCTGGTGCTCAACTACTTCGGCCAGGGCGCGTGGATGCTGCGCAACCAGAACAACCCCGAACTGGCCGACGCCGAGGGGATCACCCCGTTCTTCCAGATGATGGATCCGAACGTGCGCTATGTGGCCGTCGTGCTGTCGGCCACCGCCGGCATCATCGCCTCCCAGGCGCTGATTACGGGCGCGTTCACCATGGTCTCCGAGGCCACCGGCCTCAACTGGATGCCGCATCTGCAGGTCTGTTACCCTGCCCGTACCCGCGGCCAGCTGTACATTCCGGTCGTCAACGTGGTGCTGTGCGTGGCCACGCTGGCCGTGCTGCTGCTGTTCCGCGATTCGGAACATATCTCGGCGGCCTACGGCTTGGCACTGACCATCACGATGATCACCACCACGATCCTGCTGGGCATCTACCTGTGGCACCGCAGCAACAAGTTCGGCGCCGTTGTGTTCACCATCGTGTTCCTGGCGATCCAGGTCCTGTTCTTCGCCGCCTCGATGGCCAAGTTCCTGCACGGCGGCTGGTTCACGCTGCTGCTCACGCTGGCGATCCTCATGATCATGTACACGTGGAACGAGGGCACCAAGCTGGAGCGCTCGCAGCGTCGGCACATGATGCCGAAGGACTTCCTCCCCGCGCTGGACAAGCTGCACGGCGATAGCCGCATCCACCGGTTCGCGGACAACATCGTCTACCTGACCAGCGATCCGGACCTGAAGCGTCTCGATACGGACATCTTCTTCTCGATCTTCGCCGACCACCCCAAGCGCGCCCGCGCATGGTGGGCGGTGGCCGTCGAGACCACCGACGAGCCGTTCACCCGTGAGTATTCGGTCGAGAGCTTCGGTACCGACTACCTGTTCCGTGTGCGCATCCGCCTCGGCTTCAAGGTCTCGCAGTCCATCCCGGCCTACCTGCATCAGATCATGCACGATCTGGAGAAGACCGGCGAGCTGCCGAACCAGCAGTCGATCTACCCGAAGCTTGACGCCGATCCCGGCATCGGCACCATCCGCTACGTGGTGATCCACAAGGCGCTGATGCCCGAGTCGAAGGTCTCCGGCCGTGGCGCCCTCTCGCTGCAGATCAAGTACGCGATCCGCCGCGTGGCCGGTTCCCCGGTCAAGTGGTTCGGCCTGGCGCCGTACAACCCGCTGGTCGAGGTGCAGCCGCTGTTCGTGTCCACGCGCCGCCCGCCGCGCCTGACCCGCGTGGCCAGCCAGGCGCCCAAGCGCGAGGGCTGAGCCGGCAGGCCGAACAGCCGGTGCGAGCCGGGTGGCCTAATGGCATGTCAGGGGGCCGCGAACCGTCATCGTACGGTTCGCGGCCTTTGCATATGCGAATGATGCAGAGTGGGCGGTACTGCTTGTGAATGTAGCGGGTGGACGGGTGACGTGGTTGATGCCTTTTGCCGTATGTTCACGGTGGCTATGCGTCGGATGGGACTGTAATTCGACTTCTTGGGATCTTTTTTGCTGCAGTGGTGCGCCAAAAGGTCTCAGCCGTCTCTGCGCCACGCCTTCCGGCAGTCAGTACAAGGTTGTACTACACTGGTGGCTGCCACACGGATGTCCCCGGTCGCCCGCGCCTCCGCGGTACATCGTTGTATGGATACGTGTCACGTATGCAGAGTGCATGCAGATATGTAGAAAGGAATCCCATGCCCCAGCAGGACCATCTGACCGCACGTCTCGTCGTCGATGACGATTTTGAGGTCGCTCCGGTCAACAATCGTCTGTTCGGTTCGTTCGTCGAGCACCTTGGCCGTTGCGTGTACACCGGCATCTACGAGCCCGACCACCCGACCGCCGACGAGCACGGCTTCCGCAAGGACGTCATCGACCTGGTCAAGGAACTCGGCGCCACCACCATCCGCTACCCGGGCGGCAACTTCGTGTCCGGCTACCGCTGGGAGGACGGCATCGGCCCCAAGCAGGAACGTCCCCGTCGACTCGATCTGGCCTGGCATTCCAGCGAAACCAACGAATTCGGCCTGCACGAGATGGCCGAATGGCTTGAGGCCACCGGCGGCAACGAGCTGATGGAGGCCGTCAACCTGGGCACGCGCGGCCTGCAGGAGGCCCTGGACCTGCTGGAGTACGCGAACGTGCCCGGCGGCACCGAGCTGTCGGAACGTCGCCGCGCCAACGGCGCCGACAAGCCGTTCGATATCCGCATGTGGTGCCTGGGCAACGAGATGGACGGCCCGTGGCAGCTCGGCCACAAGTCCGCCGAGGACTACGGCATGCTCGCCGCCTCCGTGGCCGCCGGCATGCGCCAGATCGATCCGGATGTGGAACTGGTGGTGTGCGGCTCCTCCGCCCATGGCATGCCGACCTTCGGCAAGTGGGAGCAGACCGTTCTTGAGAAGACCTACGAGAACGTGAACTTCGTCTCCTGCCACGCCTACTACCAGCCGTTCTTCAAGGAGGACGGCACGCGCGACATGGCCAGCTTCCTGGCCTCCGGCGTGGATATGGACGGCTTCATCAAGGACGTGGCCGCCACCATCGACGCCACCAAGGCCCATCTGAAGAGCGCGCACGACGTGTACATCTCGTTCGATGAATGGAATGTCTGGTACCAGGGTGAGGAGCCGAGCAAGACCCCCGAGGGCATCGGCAACTGGCCGGTGGCCCCGCGTCTGCTGGAGGACATCTACACCGCCGCCGACGCCGTGGTGTTCGGCGATCTGATGATCACGCTGCTCAAGAACGCCGACCGCGTGCGCGCCGCCAGCCTGGCGCAGCTGGTCAATGTCATCGCCCCGATCATGACGGAGCCGGGCGGCCCGGCCTGGCGCCAGACCACGTTCCACCCGTTCTCCGTGACCGCGCGCCTGGCCAAGGGCGGCACCGTGCTGGAGCCGAAGCTGTCCGCCGGCACCGTGGATACGCCGCGCTATGGCGAGGTCGACGGCGTGAACGCCGTGGCCGTGCGCTGCGCCGACGGCTCGCTCGCCGTGTTTGCGGTGAACCGTTCGCTCGAGGCGACCGCCGAGTTCGAGATCAGGCTGCAGGACGGCGCGCAGCCGGCATCCGTCGAGGCGCAGACGCTGCACGACGACGATCTGTTCGCTGCGAATACGCTCTACGACCAGAACCGTGTGACCCCGCACGCCAACGGGTCGGCCATGTACGATGCCGAGTCCGGCGTGGTCCGCGTCTCCCTGCCGCCGGTGAGTTGGACCGCCCTGCACATCAAGTGACGCGATGGGCCGCGCGGTCCGTTCCGGAGAAGGACGGATCGCACGGCCCTTGCTTCCCGGGCCGGGCGGAAGGGACCGGACCGGCCGGGGAAAACGCGTTATGCTGGAATCAGACGGGCGTTCCGCCTGAACCGTGCGGAACATGCCCGATGGTGCGACGAGAGGGGTGCTGTGGCGAAACGGGTGACCATCACCGACGTGGCGCGCGAGACGGGCGTCTCCATCAAAACGGTGTCGAATGTGCTGAACAACACCGGCAGTATGCGCCCGGAGACGCGCCAGCGTGTCCAGGATGCCATCGAACGCCTCGGATACCGCGTTAACGTGTCCGCCCGCGCCATGAAAACCGGCGGCACGAAGCTCATCGGACTGGCCATCACCGATTTCTGCCAGCCGTTCATGCCCTATCTCGCCGACAGCATCGTGGCGGCGGCACGTTCCCGCGGGTACGCGGTGATCACCGATACCTACAACAGCGCCGGCGGCTTGGCGCAGGCGATCCCGGAGACGAAGAAGCTGGCCGCGGACGGCTGGATTTTCTTCATGGGCTCGCCGATCACGGATCGCACGATACTGCACCAGCCGTATCCGTTGGTGATTGTGGGCGATTACGATACGCAGGGACTGGCCGATTGGGTCACGATGCCGAACGTGGAGGCCGTACGCACCGCGGTGGGGGCGCTGCTGGATTCGGGATGCCGTAGGATCGCGTTGATCGGCGGCACCGCGGAGAACGCATGCCCGGATGCCGACCGCGAGTCGCGGCCCGAAACCACCAGCACGATGCGTACCCGCGGCTATGTGTTGGCCCATGAGGAGCGTGGCCTGCAGGTCGATTGGCGGCTGGTCCGTAACGCGGATTGGGTGCAGTCCGGCGGCCGCGATGCGGTGGCGGGGCTGTTGGACGATCCGGATGCGCCGCGTCCGGATGCGGTCATGTGCCTGAACGACGCGCTCGCCATCGGGGTGATTCATGAGCTGCAGCGGCGCGGCGTGCGCGTGCCGCAGGATATGCAGGTCATTGGGTTCGACAACGTGCCGGATGCCGAGTACTGCATGCCCGGATTGACGACGATCGACCCGCATGTGGATGATTACGCGCGACATGCCGTGGATATGCTGATCGCGCGCATCGAGGGGTCGGCGGATCCGTTCCGCACGTATGTGACCTCCTACGATCTGGTGCGTCGTGCCTCGACGTGTTGACGGCCCGGCGTTCGCCTGGACATGGGTCTGTGACGGGCTGCTGTCGCCTCTCCCGTGGCGTATTCCGGGAGAGGCGACATGCGGGCTAGGATCGGAGCAGCACCTCCGTCAGCGCTTGACGGACGGCGCTCGGCATATGCGAATCGGAGCAATCTTCCATGTCCGGCCCGCTGACGTGCTCGAGTGAATCCATCGTGGCCAATGCGTCGATGCCGTTCTCCGCTATGGCGGCATAAGCCTGTTCCTTGGTCAGATATCGCATTTCGGCATGCCGAAGGATGTCGAAGACGTCTTCCATGCGGGGATCGGGGGCCATCGTCGTGTCGCCGATGGTGACACGTATCTCGCTGCGGGTGGATACGTCGGCGACCGTTACCTGCAATGTGAGGGTTTCGGCATCATACCGGCGATCCGAATCGACGGATGCGCCGTCGGCCTGTACGGATATGTCGCTGTCGGTAATGCCTCGGAACAGGAAATCCCATGTTCTCCGGGCCGGCAGAGCGTGAACGTCTCCCTGGGCTGGCGATACCGTGAGTGCGGATGTGGCGCCGTCCTTGCGCCATCGATAGGTGATCGCGGTGGTCGCCGGGGTGATCTGCCGAGAGTAATGTCCCGAATCCTCCATCAGCGTGAAGTCGCCGTCCGCTCCGGGGAAGACGATGATCTCCAGATGCTGCGGGTTGTCGACGGAGTTGATGGAATCCCCCTCGGACAGGGGCTGCATCGGCACGATGCCGCCGGCCTTCGCGAACACGGGAATTCCGTCGAGCGGACGCCAGACGGTCATGCGCCGTCCGTTGGGCGAAGACGCGCTATACCGGCGCCCGGTGAAGAAGTCGAACCAGTCGCCCTGCGGCAGCCATACGTCGGCCTTGCCCCGTCGGGAGGATTTATCCATCGGTTCCGTGATGGGCGCGGCCAGCAGTTCGGTGCCGAACATGTATTCGTTGGGAACGTGGTATGCGGCGTCGATGTCGGGCGATCCCCAATACATGGGCTCCACCAGGGGAAGGCCTGTCCGGGATGCGCGCCAGTTCATGGTGTGGAGGTACGGAATCATGCGATGGCGCAGGCGGAGCGCATCGTCCATGATCGCACGGAGGGGGTGCGGATGTTTTTTTGGACGGTCAGGCGGCCAGTCCAAGACTTCTGCGGTATTGCACGGGGCTCATCCAGTCCAGTGACTTCTTGATCCTGGTTTCATTGTAGTGGGTCAGGTAGGCGGCCAGGCGTTCGCGGAACTCCTCGTAGCCCACGCCCCTCCAGTCCCGCCCGTAGAATAACTCGTTCTTGAGCCTGCCGAAGAACCCCTCGGCGGCCGCGTTGTCCGGGCTGCATCCCTTGGCGCTCATCGACCGGATCAGCCCGTGCTCCTCGCAGATGCGGATCCATTCGTCCCACCGGTAGTGGCAGCCGCGGTCCGAGTGGATGATTGGATGTTCCCCGTCCCTGAGCGTGGCGACCGCGTCAAGGAGCATCCGGTTCGCCATGTCGGCGTTCGGGGAGCGCGACAAGGTCCAGGAGACCACCATCCCGTCGAAGCAGTCGACCACCGGGGAAAGCCAGCACTTGTACCCGTCCATGGTGAACTGGGTGACGTCCGTGACCCACAGCATGTTCGGCGCGTCGGCGTGGAAGTCCCGCTCCACGAGGTTCGCCGGGGCCTCGCCGATCTCGCCGGCGTAGGAGCTCCACCGCTTCGGCCGCTTCAGGTACACGGGCCGCATGGCCCCCTCGCGCATGATCCGCCTGACGACCTTCTCCGAGACGACGATCGGGTCGGACTCGTCAAGGCGCAGCATGCGGTGGATGGTCCGGTATCCCCATGCGCGCCCACCCTGCTCGAACAGGCCGGCGACGCGGGCCCGCAGCACGGCGTACCTGTCGCCCGCGGCGATCGCGCCGCGCTCGTAATAGTAGGTGCTGCGTTTCAGCCCCACGGCCTTCAGACAGGCCGCCAGGCCGAATTCACCCCTGATCGCGTCGACGACCCGCGTCCTCTCCCTGTTCGTCAGCATGGACGGGTCGAGGCGCGGGTCGTCGGCTTTTAAAACATCGATCGTCTCCCGCATCACCGCGTTCTCCAGCCGCAGGACCTCCACCTGCCGGCGCAGCTCCTCCACGTCATCGCCGGCCGCGGGCATCGGTTCGGCCGGCATCGGCGCGTTTCTCCTGTCCATCAGTCCCAGTATCCCCTCGCTCCGGTAGCGGCGCATCCACTGGTACACGCTCGTCGGCGTGCAACCCGCGTCGCGCGCCACGCGGGCGAGGGGCTCGCCCTCGAGCGCGCGTCTGGCCGCATTCGTCTTGCATTCCAGCGTATACGAACGCCTGCACGCGCCCGTGATCTCGTCGGCCTCCGCGTCCAGCATCGCGTTCAACAGCTGTTCGACCTTCTCCGACACCAACCGGTCCAGCTTCGTCTCGAGCATGTTCTCGTCGACCTGTAGAATCTGATTCGGCATGGTTCCGTCGCCTTCCTAAATAGGTTGATTTGGTTTGGCGACTGAAATCGTACCCGGACGACGGACCATGTCTCTCAACTCAAGCCTCAACCAAAATGCGCAACAAACCGGGCGTTATCAATCGGACACATTGGAGTCGGACAGGCTAAGCTGCATAGAACACCGCATCTAATCGGTTCGACACGCGCATTTCACTGCGCGACTGGACATTGACGTCCCTTTCGAGGTAATATCGAACCGGTTCGATACATACGTGAGTATGCAAATACGTAAACAACAAACAGGCAGATGCGCACGCAAATTGCACCCGCGCCCATGAGCCAAGGGAGGTCCCATGAAAAACAAAGTGCAACTCATCACATACGCCGATCGTCTCGGCGATGGCACTCTTAGCTCGATGACCGACATCCTGCGCACCCGCTTCGACGGCGTGTATGACGGCGTGCATATCCTGCCGTTCTTCACTCCGTTCGATGGTGCGGATGCAGGCTTCGACCCGATCGACCATACCAAAGTCGACGAACGTCTCGGCAGCTGGGACGACGTCGCCGAACTCTCCAAGACCCACAACATCATGGTCGACGCCATCGTCAACCACATGAGTTGGGAATCCAAGCAGTTCCAAGACGTGCTTGAAAAAGGTGAGGAATCCGAGTATTACCCGATGTTCCTGACCATGAGCTCCGTCTTCCCGAACGGCGCCACCGAAGAAGACCTGGCCGGCATCTACCGCCCGCGCCCGGGCCTGCCGTTCACCCACTACAAGTTCGCCGGCAAGACGCGCTTGGTCTGGGTGAGCTTCACCCCGCAGCAGGTGGACATCGACACTGATTCCGCCAAGGGTTGGGAATACCTGATGTCGATCTTCGATCAGATGGCCGCCAGCCACGTGCGCTACATCCGTCTCGACGCCGTGGGCTACGGCGCCAAGGAAGCCGGCACCAGCTGCTTCATGACCCCCAAGACCTTTAAGCTCATCTCCCGTCTGCGCGAGGAGGGCGTCAAGCGCGGCCTTGAAATCCTCATCGAGGTTCACAGCTACTACAAGAAGCAGGTGGAAATCGCCTCCAAGGTGGACCGCGTCTACGATTTCGCCCTGCCGCCGCTGCTTCTGCACTCGCTGTTCACCGGTCACGTCGAACCCGTGGCCCACTGGACCGAGATCCGCCCGAACAACGCCGTCACCGTGCTCGATACGCACGATGGCATCGGCGTGATCGACATCGGCTCCGACCAGCTCGACCGCTCCCTCAAGGGCCTCGTGCCCGACGAGGACGTCGACAACCTGGTCAACACCATCCATGCCAACACCCACGGCGAATCCCAGGCCGCCACCGGTGCCGCCGCGTCCAACCTCGACCTCTACCAGGTCAACTCCACGTACTACTCGGCCCTCGGCTGCAACGACCAGCACTACTTGGCCGCCCGCGCCGTGCAGTTCTTCCTGCCGGGCGTGCCGCAGGTCTACTACGTGGGCGCGCTCGCCGGCCGCAACGACATGGAACTGCTGCGCCGCACCAACAACGGCCGCGACATCAACCGCCACTACTACTCCACCGCCGAAATCGATGAAAACCTCGAACGCCCGGTGGTCAAGGCCCTGAACGCCCTGGCCAAGTTCCGCAACGAACTGCCTGCATTCGATGGCGAGTTCAGCTACGAGGTCGATGGCGACACGTCCATCACCTTCCGCTGGACCGCCGCCGACGGCACGTCCACGGCCGCCCTCACCTTCGAGCCCGGACGCGGCCTCGGCACAGACAACGCCACCCCGGTTGCCAGCCTTGCCTGGAGCGATGCCGCCGGCGACCACGAAACCCGCGATCTGCTCGCCAACCCGCCGATTGCCGATATCGACTAACCGTTGGCCCATAAACGCCACTCCGCTGTGCGCGCTCCAAGTAGTGCGCCCGGCGTAAGCTGGGTTCATGGAGAGCAAACCGCCCGCAGTGCACTGAAGCCAGTGCGCCCGGGCGGTTTTGCGTATGCGGGGTTGAAGGTCATGCTCCTGCGGGCGCGGCCCAAGCATCCCGCCGGAATCGACGAGACGAGCAGCAGAACAGAGAAAGAGCAGCATCATGTTGGAACCGTATGTGCGTCCGGGTATTGATGATCGCCCGGATTTGGACAAGGTCCT
This DNA window, taken from Bifidobacterium longum subsp. longum JCM 1217, encodes the following:
- the arfA gene encoding arabinosylfuranosidase ArfA, giving the protein MPQQDHLTARLVVDDDFEVAPVNNRLFGSFVEHLGRCVYTGIYEPDHPTADEHGFRKDVIDLVKELGATTIRYPGGNFVSGYRWEDGIGPKQERPRRLDLAWHSSETNEFGLHEMAEWLEATGGNELMEAVNLGTRGLQEALDLLEYANVPGGTELSERRRANGADKPFDIRMWCLGNEMDGPWQLGHKSAEDYGMLAASVAAGMRQIDPDVELVVCGSSAHGMPTFGKWEQTVLEKTYENVNFVSCHAYYQPFFKEDGTRDMASFLASGVDMDGFIKDVAATIDATKAHLKSAHDVYISFDEWNVWYQGEEPSKTPEGIGNWPVAPRLLEDIYTAADAVVFGDLMITLLKNADRVRAASLAQLVNVIAPIMTEPGGPAWRQTTFHPFSVTARLAKGGTVLEPKLSAGTVDTPRYGEVDGVNAVAVRCADGSLAVFAVNRSLEATAEFEIRLQDGAQPASVEAQTLHDDDLFAANTLYDQNRVTPHANGSAMYDAESGVVRVSLPPVSWTALHIK
- a CDS encoding LacI family DNA-binding transcriptional regulator, with amino-acid sequence MAKRVTITDVARETGVSIKTVSNVLNNTGSMRPETRQRVQDAIERLGYRVNVSARAMKTGGTKLIGLAITDFCQPFMPYLADSIVAAARSRGYAVITDTYNSAGGLAQAIPETKKLAADGWIFFMGSPITDRTILHQPYPLVIVGDYDTQGLADWVTMPNVEAVRTAVGALLDSGCRRIALIGGTAENACPDADRESRPETTSTMRTRGYVLAHEERGLQVDWRLVRNADWVQSGGRDAVAGLLDDPDAPRPDAVMCLNDALAIGVIHELQRRGVRVPQDMQVIGFDNVPDAEYCMPGLTTIDPHVDDYARHAVDMLIARIEGSADPFRTYVTSYDLVRRASTC
- a CDS encoding glycoside hydrolase family 31 protein produces the protein MNWRASRTGLPLVEPMYWGSPDIDAAYHVPNEYMFGTELLAAPITEPMDKSSRRGKADVWLPQGDWFDFFTGRRYSASSPNGRRMTVWRPLDGIPVFAKAGGIVPMQPLSEGDSINSVDNPQHLEIIVFPGADGDFTLMEDSGHYSRQITPATTAITYRWRKDGATSALTVSPAQGDVHALPARRTWDFLFRGITDSDISVQADGASVDSDRRYDAETLTLQVTVADVSTRSEIRVTIGDTTMAPDPRMEDVFDILRHAEMRYLTKEQAYAAIAENGIDALATMDSLEHVSGPDMEDCSDSHMPSAVRQALTEVLLRS
- a CDS encoding IS3 family transposase, producing the protein MPNQILQVDENMLETKLDRLVSEKVEQLLNAMLDAEADEITGACRRSYTLECKTNAARRALEGEPLARVARDAGCTPTSVYQWMRRYRSEGILGLMDRRNAPMPAEPMPAAGDDVEELRRQVEVLRLENAVMRETIDVLKADDPRLDPSMLTNRERTRVVDAIRGEFGLAACLKAVGLKRSTYYYERGAIAAGDRYAVLRARVAGLFEQGGRAWGYRTIHRMLRLDESDPIVVSEKVVRRIMREGAMRPVYLKRPKRWSSYAGEIGEAPANLVERDFHADAPNMLWVTDVTQFTMDGYKCWLSPVVDCFDGMVVSWTLSRSPNADMANRMLLDAVATLRDGEHPIIHSDRGCHYRWDEWIRICEEHGLIRSMSAKGCSPDNAAAEGFFGRLKNELFYGRDWRGVGYEEFRERLAAYLTHYNETRIKKSLDWMSPVQYRRSLGLAA
- the gtfA gene encoding sucrose phosphorylase, coding for MKNKVQLITYADRLGDGTLSSMTDILRTRFDGVYDGVHILPFFTPFDGADAGFDPIDHTKVDERLGSWDDVAELSKTHNIMVDAIVNHMSWESKQFQDVLEKGEESEYYPMFLTMSSVFPNGATEEDLAGIYRPRPGLPFTHYKFAGKTRLVWVSFTPQQVDIDTDSAKGWEYLMSIFDQMAASHVRYIRLDAVGYGAKEAGTSCFMTPKTFKLISRLREEGVKRGLEILIEVHSYYKKQVEIASKVDRVYDFALPPLLLHSLFTGHVEPVAHWTEIRPNNAVTVLDTHDGIGVIDIGSDQLDRSLKGLVPDEDVDNLVNTIHANTHGESQAATGAAASNLDLYQVNSTYYSALGCNDQHYLAARAVQFFLPGVPQVYYVGALAGRNDMELLRRTNNGRDINRHYYSTAEIDENLERPVVKALNALAKFRNELPAFDGEFSYEVDGDTSITFRWTAADGTSTAALTFEPGRGLGTDNATPVASLAWSDAAGDHETRDLLANPPIADID